The Streptomyces sp. RKND-216 genomic sequence CGGCGCTCGTACCAGGCGATCAGGTCCTCACGCTGGACGATCACCGTCATGTGCATCTCCCGGGCTCCCCACTCCTCGCGGGCGGCGCGCTCGGCCTCCGCCAGCACCCGCCTGCCGAGGCCACCACCCTGGAGACCGGGGCGCACGGCGAACATCCCGAAGTAGGCCAGGCCGGAGCGGTTCTCCAGCTGGCAGCAGGCGACCGTCTCCCCGTCCTCCTCGGCCAGGAGCATGCGGCTCTCCGGGGACGCGACGACGGCCCGGACGCCCTCGGGGTCGGTGCGCTGCCCGCCCAGCAGGTCCGCCTCGGTGGTCCACCCCGCCCGGCTGCTCTCACCCCGGTAGGCGGACTCGATCAGGGCGACCAGCGCCGGCACGTCGGCCTCCTCGGCGGTACGGAAGGCGAGCGCGGTGCGGGTGTCGGCGTTGTCCATGTCCCGGAGCGTAACCGCAGCGCGCTATCGTCCGGCCCCATGGTCCATGTACTGAGCAGCCGCATCCTGCTCCGGCCCACCGACCCCGAACGTTCCCGCGCCTTCTACGGCGGGACGCTGGGCCTGGCGGTGGCCCGCGAGTTCGGCACCGGACCGGAGCGCGGCACCGTCTACTTCCTCGGCGGCGGGTTCCTGGAGATCTCCGGCCGTGCCGAGGAACCGTCCTCTCCCGGCCTGCGGCTGTGGCTCCAGGTCGACGACGTCGCCGCGGCCCACGCGGAGCTGGGCGCCGCGGGCGCCGAGGTGCTGCGTCCGCCCCTGCGGGAGCCGTGGGGGCTGGAGGAGATGTGGATCGCCGCCCCGGACGGCGTGCGGATCTGCGTGGTGGAGGTGCCGGCCGACCACCCGATGCGCTACCGCCCGGGCCTCTGAGGTCCGATCCGGGCGGCCCGGACGGTCCGGGCCGGGCGCCGCGCCGGACTCCGGGGGAACGCCCCGGGGCGCACGCCGGGGTGCGCACGCCCCTCCGGATGCCTCCGTGCGCCGCCTTGCAGCCATCGGTGTGAGGGAAGCCTCCGTGCGACGGCGAGCGCGGAGGGGGCGTCATGCACGGGCCTGCCGTGGTGAGTTGGCTGCTGGTCGTGATGTGCGGGGCCACGGGAGTGTACTGCCTGCGCAGGGCCGCGCGTGCCGCCGGTGCGCCACCCGGCGGGGCGCGCGTCGAGGGGGTGATGGGCCTGGCCATGGCGGCCATGGCGCTGCCCGTCCGGCCCGCCGGAGCGGTCGCGGAGGCCGCCTTCGCGGTGTTCTTCGGCGCGCTGGCGGCCGCGGCGCTGTGGTCGGCCCGCCCGGTGCGGGCCGACCGTGCCGGCGGCCGGCACTTCGGGCACGGCCTGCACCACGCGCTGGAGGCGCTGGCGATGGCGTACATGGCGATGGTGATGGCGGCCGCAGGCGGCGGACAGCACGCCGGGCACGGCGCGGGACCCGGCGGCGTACCCGTGCTGACCGGCGCCCTACTCGCCTACTTCGCGGGTTTCGCGCTGTACACCGGCGCCCGGCTGGCCCCGGCTGCGGCGGTCCCGGCCACGGCTCCCGCAGGGAGCGGAGCGGGCGCCTTCCGGCGCCTTCCTCCCGCCGCGGGGATGGCCCACGCGTGCCGGCTCACGCTGGCCCTGAGTTCCTTCGCCATGCTGCTCACGGTGTGACCGCGCCACCCGCCGCCACGTGAGACGGCCTGCCGCCACGGCCTGCCGCCTCGTGATCGTGCCGCTCGCACCCGCGAGACGTGAGGCATGCGTCACTCCTGCGACGGGCGGCCGTACGGTGCGGGGCGAACGGTCATAGGCTGTGACCATGTTGGTGCCGCTCGCGCTGCTGGTCCTGGGGGCGCTGGCCGCTGCGGCGGCTCCCCGTGTCCTCACGCGCTCCTCCTGGCCGGACCGGGAACCGGTGCTGGCCCTGTGGGCCTGGCAGTGCGTGGTGGCGGGCGTTCTGCTCTCCTGCCTCCTCGCCATGGCGCTCTCCGCCGCGGCCGCCTGGCAGGCGGTGCGCGACCACGTGTTCGCCCCGGCGCCGCACGGTGTCCAGGAGGCGTACGGACTCGGCGCGTACGACGGGTGGGCGGGCGCCGTCGCCCTTCTTCTGGCCTGCGGCGGCGCGTGGACGGCGGCGATGCTGCTGCGGGAGATCCGCGACGCGCGGCTGCGGCTGAAGCGGCGCCGCGACGAACTTCGGGTCCGCGCACCCCGGCTGCCCGGCGAGGAGACCTGCGCCGGCGGGCCGCTGGTGGTGCTGGAGAGCGACCGCGCGGACGCCTGGTGGCTGCCCGGGGCCGTTCCGCAACTGGTCATCACGACCGCGGCGCTGCGCCGCTTGAAGGGACGGCAGCTGGACGCCGTGCTGGAGCACGAACAGGGCCACGCACGCGCCCGCCACGACTGGCTGCTGAACTGCTCCTCCGCCCTCGCCGTCGGCTTCCCCCGGGTGCCGGTCTTCGCCGCCTTCCGCGACCAGGTGCACCGCCTGGTCGAACTGGCGGCCGACGACGTCGCCTCCCGCCGTCACGGCCGCCTCACCACGGCCCTCGCACTGGTCGAACTCAACGAGGACCGCGGCGTGTTCGGCCCCTGCCCGGCCGAGGGCGCCCTGGTCCCCGCCCGGGTCCACCGGCTGCTCACCCCGGCCCCGCGCCTGACGGTGACCCGCCGGCTGCGGACCGTCGCCGTCGCCTCACTGGTGCCGCTGATCCCGCTCGCGGTGGCCTTCGTCCCCGGACTCAGCGCCCTGGGCTGACCCGGCCGCTCACGCGCGGGATCGTCCGGGCGCCCGTCCCTCGCCCCCGCAGGCCGACGGCCCGCGGCCCGCCGGGCGCGCCCTGTTGGCCGGGGCGGTCGACTGGGTGAGGATCGCCCCATGTCCGCTGCGTCACGTCTGCCCTCCTCCCCACCCCCCACCGGGGCGCCGTCGCCACGGCAGGCGGCGCCGTGGGTGTGGGCTTCCGTGTGCGGCGGCCTGGGCATCGCCCTGATCCTGCTGGTCGTCGCCGGCTGGCCGCCGCTGATCGACCTGGACGACGCTGTCTCCCACGCCCTGCACGACGCCGCGCTCTCCCATCCCGGCTGGACCGGCACCGCGCGGGTGCTCACGGACTGGGTGTGGGACACGGTCACCATGCGGATGCTGGTCGCGGTGGTGTTCGTGGTGCTCTGGTGGCGCGGAGAGCGTGCCCTGGCCTTCCTCCTCGCCGTCGCCATGCTGCTCGGCGTCCTCGTGCAGCAGGGCCTCAAGGCCCTCGTCGGGCGCGAACGGCCGCAGTGGGAGAACCCCGTGGACGCGGCCCACTTCGCCGCGATGCCCTCCGGACACGCCATGACGGCGGCCCTCGCATGCGGCCTGCTCACCTGGGTGGCCTGGACCCGCCTGCACCGGCCCGCCCTGTGCTGGACCGTGACGGCGGTCGCGGCGGTCTCCGTGGCGGGCGTGTCCCTCACCCGCGTCTTCCTGGGGGTGCACTGGCTGACCGACGTGCTGTCCGGCGTCGCCCTGGGCCTGGCCATGGCGGCGTTGGCGGCCGGGAGTTGGCAAGCGCTGCGGACCGCGGGGAAGATCGCCGCATGACGGTTCGCGGTGTGCTGTTCGACTTCTCCGGAACCCTGCTGCGCGTCGAGCCCGCGGCCCGGTGGCTGGCCGCCGTACTGGCCGGGTCGGGCGTGGAGCTGCCCCCGGCGGAGGCCGCGGGGTACGCGGCGCGGCTCGAACGGGCGGGCGCCCTGCCGGGCGGTGCGCCGCCGCGGGCCGTACCGCCCCACCTGGACCGGCTGTGGTGGGAGCGGGACCGCAGTGCGGAGCAGCACCGGGCGGCGTACACCGGGCTGGCCCGGCAGGTGCCGCTGCCCAGGGAGGACTTGTACGACGCCCTGTACGACCGGCACATGAGGCCGGAGGCCTGGGAGCCCTACCCGGACACCGTCGAGGTCCTTGCCGCGCTCCGCGACCGCGGGGTCCCGGTGGCGGTGGTGAGCAACATCGGCTGGGACCTGCGTCCGGTGTTCCGCGGCCACGCACTGGACGGCTTCGTCCAGGAGTACGTGCTCTCGTTCGAGCACGGCGTGCAGAAGCCGGACCCTCGGCTCTTCCGTACCGCGTGCGCGGCGCTGAGACTGGAACCGGATGAGGTGCTCATGGTGGGCGACGACCGGCGCGCCGACGGGGGCGCGACGGCCGTGGGATGCGCCTACCACCCCGTGGACCATCTGCCGGTCGAGCAGCGACCGCACGGTCTGCGGCCGCTGCTCGACCTGCTGGGGCCGGCCTGAGGGGGTCGGCGGCCCCGTCCCCCGCCGGGGGACGAGAGCCGATACCGGGACGATCCCCCGCGTCGCCCCGGTATCGGCGGTCGTACCGGGCCGCCGGCTGCCCCGCAGGGGGCCGGTCCCGGAGTACGGCTGAGTATATTGGCTCTGAGCCAGTCAACGCAGGAGTTACAGGATGTCCCCTCGGAGCGCATCGGTCAATGAAGAGTTGCGCCGACGCTCCCGGGAGCGGCTGTTGCAGGCGACCGTGGAGCTGGTGGGCGAACGCGGGTACGAGGCCACGACGCTCGGCGACATCGCCGACCGGGCCGGTTCCGCACGGGGGCTGATCTCCTACTACTTCCCCGGCAAGCGGCAACTGTTCCAGTCGGCGGTGCACCGGCTGATGCACCTGACGCTCGACGAGGCCCTGGACAGGCCGCCCGCGCCGCAGGGCCCGGACGCCGGCCGCGAGGTGCTGGCCCGCGCGATCGACGCGGTCCTCGGGCTCGCCCGCGACCGGCCGGTGCTGATGCGGGCGCACATGGCCGGGATCCTCCAGCAGGAGGGCTTCGTCAAGTGCGACGAGCAACGCCGTCTCGCCGCGCTGCTCCGCACGGCGATGGTGCGCTACGGGTCAGAGGACCCGGACACCGACTACCCGATGCTGCGCGCCCTCCTGATGGGGGCGGTGGTGGCGGTCCTGCTGCCCGGCGCCCCGATGCCGCTGGCGCGGCTGCGCGCCGAGCTCTTCGACCGGTACGAGCTGGACTGGGGACTCGGCGTACCGCCCGCCGAGACCGCCCCCACGACCGGCGCCGGACCTCCCCCTCCGCCGCCGGCCACGCTGCCGGCGCAGGGCTGATGTGCGGGCAGCCGGGGACGGCGGCGTGTGCGAGCGGGCCGTTGTCAGTGCGCTGGGGCAGACTGCTTCCCGTACGCGCCCGGCGTGCCTTCGTCCGGGACGGGCACGGCGCGGCGCGGGCCCGACCGTCCCCGCGCACCAGGCGCGGGGCGACATCCCACAAGGCGGTGGCCAGGCATGACGGAAGTACTGCTCGCGGTAGGTACCCGCAAGGGCCTGTTCCTGGCCCGCCGGGACGCCGGACGACGCGCCCAGGACGGCTGGGAGTTCGACGGGCCGCACTTCAACGCGCAGGCCGTCTACTCGGTCGCGATCGACACCCGCCCCGGCGGCGCGCCCCGGCTGCTGGTGGGCGGGGACAGCGCGCACTGGGGCCCGTCGGTCTTCCGCTCCGACGACCTCGGGGCCTCCTGGCAGGAGCCCGAGCGGCCCGCCGTCCGCTTCCCGGAGGACACCGGCACGTCGCTGGAGCGGGTCTGGCAGCTCCAACCCGGCGGTCTCGACGAGCCGGAGGTGGTCTACGCGGGCACCGAGCCGGGCGCGCTGTTCCGCTCCGAGGACGGCGGCAGCAGCTTCGCGCTGGTCCGCGCGCTGTGGGACCACCCCACCCGGAAGGACTGGGTGCCGGGCGGTGGCGGGCTCGGCCTGCACACCGTCCTCGTCGACCCGCGCGACTCCCGCCGCGTCACGGTCGCCGTCTCCACCGGAGGCGCCTACCGCACCACGGACGGCGGGCAGAGCTGGGAGCCGTGCAACCGGGGCGTGCAGGCGACGTTCCTGCCCGAGTCGCAGCGCTTCCCGGAGTACGGCCAGTGCGTGCACAAGGTCGCGCGCGACGCGGAGCACCCGGACCGGCTCTACCTCCAGAACCACTGGGGCGTCTACCGCAGCGAGGACGGCGGCGGCGCCTGGACGTCGATCGGCGACTCGCTGCCCTCCGACTTCGGCTTCCCCGTCGTGGCGCACCCGCGCCGCGGGGGCACGGCGTACGTCTTCCCGCTCAACGCCGACTCCGACCGGGTGCCCGCCGACCGGCACTGCCGCGTGCACCGCACCCGGGACGCGGGGGCGACGTGGGAGGCGCCGGGGGCCGGTCTTCCGGAGCAGGCGCACTACGGGCCGGTGCTGCGCGACGCGATGTGCGCCGACGACGCCGACCCGGCGGGCGTCTACTTCGGCAACCGCAACGGCGAGGTGTACGGCAGCGCGGACGAGGGTGACAGCTGGCGCCGCCTCGCCCGCCATCTGCCGGACGTGCTCTGCATCCGGGCCGCGGTGATCGGCTGACGCCTCAACCCCTGCCGGAGCCACGGGAGTCAGGAGGTGGTGCGGCCAGTCGGTAGAGTGACCGCTCGTGGCTGCACGACCGTTGAACGAGATCGTCGAACAAGGCTGGGCCAAGGCGCTGGAGCCGGTGACCGAACGGGTCGCCGCCATGGGCGACTTCCTGCGGGCGGAGATCGCCGCGGGGAGAACCTACCTCCCGTCCGGAGCGAACGTGCTGCGCGCCTTCCAGCAGCCGTTCGACGAGGTGCGCGTCCTCGTCGTCGGCCAGGACCCGTACCCCACGCCGGGGCATGCGGTGGGCCTCAGCTTCTCCGTCGCACCCGAGGTGCGTCCGCTGCCGGGCAGCCTGGAGAACATCTTCCGCGAGATGGGCGACGACCTCGGAGTGCCGCGCCCGTCGAACGGTGACCTGACTCCCTGGACCCGGCAGGGCGTGCTACTCCTCAACAGGGCGCTCACCACGGCCCCGCGCCGGCCCGCCGCACACCGCGGCAAGGGCTGGGAGGAGGTCACCGAGCAGGCCATCCGCGCCCTGGCGGAACGCGGCACTCCGCTGGTGGCGGTGCTCTGGGGGCGGGACGCGCGCACCCTGCGGCCGCTGCTGACGGGCGTGCCCACGGTCGAGTCCGCGCACCCCTCGCCCATGTCCGCCGATCGCGGCTTCTTCGGCTCCCGCCCCTTCAGCCGCGTCAACGACCTGCTGGCGCAGCAGGGCGCGCAGCCCGTCGACTGGCGCCTGCCGTGACCGCGAGCGGCGCCGGCTGGGTGCTGGGCGTCGACTCCGGCGGCTCGGGGCTGCGCGTCGCCCTGGCGCCCGCCGCCGGGGTCACCTCTGTCGCCGGCGGGCTCGCGGACGCCGTGCGCGAGGAGTGCCGCGAGCCGGTGCGTACCGGCCCCGAGGGCATCGACGCGCGGCACCTCGCCGCGCAGGTGGTGCCGGCCGCCCGGGCCCTGCTCGACCGTGTCGGCGGGCAGGACGGAGGGTTGACCGCGGTGTGCGTCGGCGCGGCCGGCATGGCCACTCTGGGGGCGGAGCTGCGCGCC encodes the following:
- a CDS encoding GNAT family N-acetyltransferase; the encoded protein is MDNADTRTALAFRTAEEADVPALVALIESAYRGESSRAGWTTEADLLGGQRTDPEGVRAVVASPESRMLLAEEDGETVACCQLENRSGLAYFGMFAVRPGLQGGGLGRRVLAEAERAAREEWGAREMHMTVIVQREDLIAWYERRGYARTGELSPFPYGDERFGLPQREDLAFELLVKTLD
- a CDS encoding exo-alpha-sialidase; this translates as MTEVLLAVGTRKGLFLARRDAGRRAQDGWEFDGPHFNAQAVYSVAIDTRPGGAPRLLVGGDSAHWGPSVFRSDDLGASWQEPERPAVRFPEDTGTSLERVWQLQPGGLDEPEVVYAGTEPGALFRSEDGGSSFALVRALWDHPTRKDWVPGGGGLGLHTVLVDPRDSRRVTVAVSTGGAYRTTDGGQSWEPCNRGVQATFLPESQRFPEYGQCVHKVARDAEHPDRLYLQNHWGVYRSEDGGGAWTSIGDSLPSDFGFPVVAHPRRGGTAYVFPLNADSDRVPADRHCRVHRTRDAGATWEAPGAGLPEQAHYGPVLRDAMCADDADPAGVYFGNRNGEVYGSADEGDSWRRLARHLPDVLCIRAAVIG
- a CDS encoding uracil-DNA glycosylase — encoded protein: MAARPLNEIVEQGWAKALEPVTERVAAMGDFLRAEIAAGRTYLPSGANVLRAFQQPFDEVRVLVVGQDPYPTPGHAVGLSFSVAPEVRPLPGSLENIFREMGDDLGVPRPSNGDLTPWTRQGVLLLNRALTTAPRRPAAHRGKGWEEVTEQAIRALAERGTPLVAVLWGRDARTLRPLLTGVPTVESAHPSPMSADRGFFGSRPFSRVNDLLAQQGAQPVDWRLP
- a CDS encoding VOC family protein, encoding MVHVLSSRILLRPTDPERSRAFYGGTLGLAVAREFGTGPERGTVYFLGGGFLEISGRAEEPSSPGLRLWLQVDDVAAAHAELGAAGAEVLRPPLREPWGLEEMWIAAPDGVRICVVEVPADHPMRYRPGL
- a CDS encoding DUF5134 domain-containing protein, which translates into the protein MHGPAVVSWLLVVMCGATGVYCLRRAARAAGAPPGGARVEGVMGLAMAAMALPVRPAGAVAEAAFAVFFGALAAAALWSARPVRADRAGGRHFGHGLHHALEALAMAYMAMVMAAAGGGQHAGHGAGPGGVPVLTGALLAYFAGFALYTGARLAPAAAVPATAPAGSGAGAFRRLPPAAGMAHACRLTLALSSFAMLLTV
- a CDS encoding TetR/AcrR family transcriptional regulator encodes the protein MSPRSASVNEELRRRSRERLLQATVELVGERGYEATTLGDIADRAGSARGLISYYFPGKRQLFQSAVHRLMHLTLDEALDRPPAPQGPDAGREVLARAIDAVLGLARDRPVLMRAHMAGILQQEGFVKCDEQRRLAALLRTAMVRYGSEDPDTDYPMLRALLMGAVVAVLLPGAPMPLARLRAELFDRYELDWGLGVPPAETAPTTGAGPPPPPPATLPAQG
- a CDS encoding phosphatase PAP2 family protein, coding for MSAASRLPSSPPPTGAPSPRQAAPWVWASVCGGLGIALILLVVAGWPPLIDLDDAVSHALHDAALSHPGWTGTARVLTDWVWDTVTMRMLVAVVFVVLWWRGERALAFLLAVAMLLGVLVQQGLKALVGRERPQWENPVDAAHFAAMPSGHAMTAALACGLLTWVAWTRLHRPALCWTVTAVAAVSVAGVSLTRVFLGVHWLTDVLSGVALGLAMAALAAGSWQALRTAGKIAA
- a CDS encoding HAD-IA family hydrolase translates to MTVRGVLFDFSGTLLRVEPAARWLAAVLAGSGVELPPAEAAGYAARLERAGALPGGAPPRAVPPHLDRLWWERDRSAEQHRAAYTGLARQVPLPREDLYDALYDRHMRPEAWEPYPDTVEVLAALRDRGVPVAVVSNIGWDLRPVFRGHALDGFVQEYVLSFEHGVQKPDPRLFRTACAALRLEPDEVLMVGDDRRADGGATAVGCAYHPVDHLPVEQRPHGLRPLLDLLGPA
- a CDS encoding M56 family metallopeptidase, which encodes MLVPLALLVLGALAAAAAPRVLTRSSWPDREPVLALWAWQCVVAGVLLSCLLAMALSAAAAWQAVRDHVFAPAPHGVQEAYGLGAYDGWAGAVALLLACGGAWTAAMLLREIRDARLRLKRRRDELRVRAPRLPGEETCAGGPLVVLESDRADAWWLPGAVPQLVITTAALRRLKGRQLDAVLEHEQGHARARHDWLLNCSSALAVGFPRVPVFAAFRDQVHRLVELAADDVASRRHGRLTTALALVELNEDRGVFGPCPAEGALVPARVHRLLTPAPRLTVTRRLRTVAVASLVPLIPLAVAFVPGLSALG